From the Acaryochloris thomasi RCC1774 genome, one window contains:
- a CDS encoding acyl-CoA thioesterase, producing the protein MCNGCAQATAEVSATWVARSHRIEYLRPAYEGEQLTILTWCAEIRKVRAQRKYRFFRLADQAILATGETDWVFADAQTGRPRAMPTAVVTAFEIMADVTAAETLLLA; encoded by the coding sequence ATGTGCAATGGCTGTGCCCAGGCCACGGCTGAAGTGAGTGCGACCTGGGTGGCAAGATCCCATCGAATTGAATATCTGCGGCCCGCTTATGAAGGTGAGCAGCTTACGATCTTGACTTGGTGTGCAGAGATAAGAAAGGTCCGAGCCCAGCGGAAATATCGATTCTTTCGCCTTGCCGACCAAGCCATTTTGGCAACAGGAGAAACAGATTGGGTCTTTGCCGATGCTCAAACGGGCCGACCTCGTGCCATGCCGACTGCCGTCGTGACTGCTTTCGAGATTATGGCTGATGTTACAGCCGCAGAAACGCTACTTTTGGCCTAG
- the acsF gene encoding magnesium-protoporphyrin IX monomethyl ester (oxidative) cyclase: protein MISTAPEIRSKMKPDIRDTLLTPRFWTTDFQELELLDTSVQEPAIKAVIQEFIADYNRKHFVRDDRFDHSFEKLSEEERKLFLAFLERSCTSEFSGFLLYKEASLRLRKNNPLLAEGFKYLSRDEARHAGFINRAMADSGLSLDLPHLTKFRKYTLIKPKFLFYATYLSEKIGYWKYILIFQHLEDSPEFIIHPLFNYFDNWCQDESRHGDFMGLVIKSQADWLNGTISRLQIRLFLLLFVLTTYFSGQKSSDFYNMIGMDVKEFDLSVLKKTNKEASKVFPIYLDLEHPQFVMLLDACVTNNKKLRSKKKLIGKLPFYILNCFNILRMYFIPIKESLPTGTVC from the coding sequence ATGATAAGTACTGCTCCAGAAATCCGCAGTAAAATGAAGCCAGACATTAGAGATACGCTCTTGACTCCTAGATTCTGGACCACTGATTTTCAGGAATTAGAATTACTAGATACCAGCGTTCAGGAGCCAGCCATCAAAGCAGTTATTCAGGAATTTATTGCAGATTATAACCGCAAGCATTTCGTCAGGGATGATCGATTTGATCATAGCTTTGAGAAGCTGAGTGAAGAAGAGAGAAAGCTTTTCCTGGCATTTCTAGAGAGATCCTGCACCTCAGAGTTTTCTGGTTTTCTACTCTATAAGGAAGCATCACTTCGTCTTCGCAAGAACAATCCTCTTCTTGCTGAAGGCTTCAAATACTTGAGCCGGGACGAGGCTCGTCATGCAGGTTTCATTAACCGAGCAATGGCAGACTCTGGCTTGTCTCTGGATCTTCCTCACCTCACGAAATTTAGAAAGTATACATTGATAAAACCAAAGTTTTTATTCTATGCGACTTACTTGTCAGAAAAAATTGGCTATTGGAAGTATATTCTTATTTTCCAGCACCTTGAAGATAGTCCTGAATTCATTATTCATCCTCTGTTTAACTATTTTGACAACTGGTGTCAGGATGAAAGTCGGCATGGAGACTTCATGGGCTTAGTTATAAAATCTCAGGCCGATTGGCTCAATGGAACGATCAGTCGCTTGCAGATTCGCCTATTCTTGCTCTTATTTGTCTTGACAACATACTTTAGCGGACAAAAGAGCAGCGACTTCTACAATATGATAGGAATGGACGTAAAGGAATTTGATCTAAGCGTTCTCAAAAAAACGAATAAAGAGGCTTCCAAAGTTTTCCCTATTTATCTTGATTTAGAGCACCCTCAGTTTGTGATGCTTTTAGATGCTTGCGTAACAAACAACAAAAAGCTAAGAAGTAAGAAAAAACTGATTGGCAAGCTGCCGTTTTATATTTTGAACTGCTTCAATATCTTGCGTATGTATTTCATTCCGATCAAGGAGTCCTTGCCGACGGGAACCGTCTGCTAG
- a CDS encoding DM13 domain-containing protein, translating to MAQHLMRKGFIGFAIATSLLMMACTSEQVSSVPAPETSPTEQPAADAPAAEEEKTGTFVSAEAPTAGTVKLVTQEGQTTIELGEEFKTSEQGPDLVVVLHKSADVVGETTPPTYPLKEGDYVYVADLEAFSGAQSYPVPQEIDASEYQSVTIWCRKFNATFGSAALQ from the coding sequence ATGGCCCAACATCTTATGCGTAAAGGATTTATTGGGTTTGCGATCGCAACTTCCCTCCTGATGATGGCCTGTACTTCTGAGCAGGTATCCAGCGTGCCAGCTCCTGAGACCAGCCCGACCGAACAGCCTGCTGCAGATGCCCCTGCCGCTGAAGAGGAAAAAACAGGAACGTTTGTGTCGGCAGAAGCCCCTACCGCAGGGACAGTCAAGCTAGTGACGCAAGAGGGCCAAACAACGATAGAACTAGGTGAAGAATTCAAAACCTCTGAACAGGGGCCAGACTTGGTGGTGGTTCTTCACAAATCAGCCGATGTTGTCGGTGAGACCACACCCCCTACCTATCCTCTCAAAGAGGGCGACTATGTATATGTTGCTGATTTAGAAGCCTTTAGTGGTGCCCAAAGCTACCCTGTTCCTCAAGAAATCGATGCTTCAGAATATCAATCTGTAACGATCTGGTGCCGAAAATTCAATGCCACATTCGGGTCTGCTGCGCTGCAGTAA
- a CDS encoding NAD(P)-dependent oxidoreductase produces the protein MKTIAVLGLGAMGSRIAQNLLKAGHQVVVYNRTAEKVQPLLNLGAVSASTPREAAGQSDVVISMVRDDEASRAVWLSPDTGAVMGLKKDGVAIASSTLTVNWTKELATEVAHRGATFLDAPVVGSRPQAEAGKLISLVGGETATLAKVRDILESTSSAIHHVGEIGQGMAMKLAVNALFGIQVAAFAEVIGILSKHGLTTAKAMECIGELPITSPAARGAGCLMVANQHAPMFPIELVEKDFQYVLEMAQAVEGASPVVTAVREVYGDAIAKGHGDKNITGVVQLFV, from the coding sequence ATGAAAACGATTGCTGTTTTGGGGTTAGGAGCAATGGGTTCTCGCATTGCCCAAAATTTACTTAAGGCTGGACATCAGGTTGTCGTCTACAACCGCACCGCAGAGAAGGTGCAGCCCTTACTGAACCTAGGGGCCGTTTCTGCCTCAACACCTCGGGAAGCAGCGGGGCAGTCTGATGTTGTCATCAGTATGGTGAGAGATGACGAAGCATCTCGTGCTGTTTGGCTCAGTCCCGACACAGGCGCAGTAATGGGATTGAAGAAGGATGGGGTTGCGATCGCATCTAGCACCCTCACCGTTAACTGGACCAAAGAATTAGCCACAGAAGTAGCGCATCGCGGAGCCACATTCCTTGATGCACCTGTCGTTGGCTCTCGACCTCAGGCAGAAGCTGGGAAGCTCATCTCTCTAGTCGGGGGTGAGACAGCTACGCTAGCAAAGGTTCGAGATATTCTAGAATCTACCAGTAGCGCGATTCATCATGTCGGTGAGATCGGTCAGGGTATGGCGATGAAGCTGGCCGTGAATGCACTCTTCGGGATTCAAGTCGCAGCCTTCGCGGAAGTCATCGGAATACTCAGTAAGCATGGCCTGACAACGGCAAAGGCAATGGAGTGCATAGGTGAGCTACCAATTACTAGCCCAGCGGCCAGGGGAGCAGGATGCTTAATGGTTGCCAATCAACATGCACCGATGTTCCCAATTGAGCTAGTAGAGAAGGATTTTCAATATGTTCTGGAGATGGCTCAGGCTGTAGAGGGTGCCAGTCCAGTGGTGACGGCGGTGCGTGAGGTTTATGGGGATGCGATCGCAAAGGGGCACGGTGACAAAAATATTACGGGCGTTGTTCAGCTTTTCGTTTAG
- a CDS encoding cyclic peptide export ABC transporter, which translates to MKLIHLLLKNSWRAVTLSTLTGILGGGSTAGLVAAINFTLQRLDQIPGWLPWVFLGLCLMLLVSGAYSQIYIAKLSQDIIYQLRLELAQSVLDCPLQHLEQLGAPKLLATLTDDIGQIANASAFTAQLSLNLAWLLGSLFYLCWLSPSLFMMFLIFMVVSITIYQKLLDLAQASLKSAFQVRDHLFENFETLTTGTKELKLHQQRRRDFFQSDLEPTASKLGHHWIQALTIYSWTGSLGLVLFLIPIGFLMYVLPYWITLDQRTLAGYALTILFMLSPIRAILNILPEIAKANVALAKVDSLGLALATPSTENQLTKATPKPGWTSLKFVDLEHTYPSDREDHRFTLGPLNLKFTPGEIVFIVGGNGSGKSTLVKLITGLYQPEAGHIEWDGEPVDDRNREQYRQQFSAIFADFYLFDRLLGIETEALKDQAQSYLTQLELDHKVTIEGNTLSTLNLSQGQRKRLALLTAYLEDRPIYVFDEWASDQDPVFKKVFYTQLVPALKQRGKTVLVVSHDDRYFESCDRTIKLDYGQVVSVQES; encoded by the coding sequence ATGAAACTCATTCACCTGCTGCTTAAAAACTCATGGAGAGCAGTGACGCTCTCAACCCTAACCGGCATTCTTGGTGGAGGAAGCACCGCCGGACTTGTTGCGGCTATCAACTTCACATTACAAAGACTCGATCAAATTCCTGGCTGGCTGCCCTGGGTGTTTTTAGGGCTGTGTCTCATGCTCTTGGTGAGCGGAGCATATTCTCAAATCTATATCGCCAAGCTCTCTCAGGATATTATTTACCAGCTTCGCCTTGAGCTGGCCCAAAGCGTTCTTGATTGTCCACTGCAGCATCTTGAACAACTGGGTGCCCCTAAGTTACTGGCCACCCTCACCGACGATATCGGTCAGATCGCCAATGCTTCTGCTTTCACCGCTCAACTTTCCCTCAACTTAGCTTGGCTGCTGGGTAGCCTTTTCTACCTGTGCTGGCTCTCGCCGAGCCTCTTTATGATGTTCTTGATTTTCATGGTTGTCAGCATTACGATTTATCAAAAGCTGCTCGACTTGGCTCAGGCATCCCTTAAATCGGCCTTCCAAGTTCGAGATCATCTGTTCGAAAACTTTGAAACTCTAACCACCGGGACCAAAGAACTCAAGCTGCATCAGCAACGGCGCCGGGACTTCTTCCAGTCGGATCTCGAACCCACAGCTAGCAAACTGGGACACCACTGGATCCAAGCCCTGACAATCTATTCCTGGACCGGGAGCTTGGGGCTGGTCCTGTTTTTGATTCCCATCGGTTTCTTAATGTACGTTTTGCCCTACTGGATCACCCTTGATCAGAGGACGCTGGCAGGCTATGCCTTGACTATTTTGTTCATGCTCTCTCCGATCCGAGCGATACTCAATATTTTGCCTGAGATCGCCAAAGCCAATGTAGCTCTAGCGAAGGTGGACTCCCTTGGTCTTGCCCTAGCGACACCCAGCACTGAAAACCAACTCACAAAAGCAACCCCTAAACCAGGCTGGACCTCTCTCAAATTCGTTGATCTAGAGCATACTTACCCCAGCGATCGTGAAGATCATCGTTTCACTCTCGGGCCTCTGAATCTAAAATTCACCCCCGGTGAAATTGTGTTTATTGTGGGAGGTAACGGCAGTGGGAAATCCACTTTGGTGAAACTCATCACGGGGCTTTATCAGCCAGAAGCAGGCCACATCGAATGGGATGGAGAGCCGGTTGATGATCGCAACCGCGAGCAATACCGACAGCAGTTTTCAGCCATCTTTGCTGATTTCTATCTTTTTGATCGCCTGCTGGGTATCGAAACAGAGGCGCTCAAGGACCAGGCCCAGAGTTATCTGACTCAGCTAGAGCTAGACCACAAGGTCACTATTGAGGGCAATACTTTATCTACCCTCAATCTATCTCAAGGACAGCGCAAGCGTCTGGCCTTGTTGACGGCTTATCTTGAAGATCGCCCCATATACGTCTTTGATGAATGGGCTTCTGATCAAGATCCGGTGTTTAAGAAGGTCTTTTATACACAGTTGGTGCCTGCCCTAAAACAGCGCGGCAAGACAGTCCTAGTGGTGAGTCATGATGATCGGTACTTTGAGAGTTGCGATCGCACCATAAAACTAGACTACGGCCAAGTGGTCAGCGTTCAAGAATCATAG
- a CDS encoding type II toxin-antitoxin system HicB family antitoxin, which yields MKINAVIHPAEESGVWAKVPALPGCITEGDTMEEVQANLKDGSLKKICGEDVSA from the coding sequence ATAAAGATCAATGCAGTTATTCATCCAGCGGAAGAAAGTGGTGTCTGGGCAAAGGTACCTGCCCTCCCTGGCTGCATCACGGAGGGAGACACGATGGAAGAAGTTCAAGCTAACTTGAAGGATGGCTCTCTGAAAAAGATCTGCGGTGAGGATGTATCAGCATAG
- a CDS encoding response regulator transcription factor, which yields MIRLLLADDQGQFRQALASLLDLEQDLEIVGQAQDGREAISLTAKLHPDIILMDIRMPICDGVEATQEIHRRFPWIRILVLTTFDEDEYIWKSLQAGALGYLLKSTPASQLAAAVRMLHNGHFQLGPTIAPKVIAQLRPPLLKNNPERLKRLSDRELEILNLIGQGKSNREISENLHLTEGTIKNYVSQLLNHLGVRDRTQAALWAQQHLDRPN from the coding sequence ATGATTCGACTTCTTTTAGCTGATGATCAGGGCCAGTTCCGGCAAGCCCTAGCCTCATTGCTAGATCTAGAGCAAGACTTGGAGATCGTGGGTCAGGCTCAGGATGGACGAGAGGCAATCTCACTGACAGCGAAACTCCACCCAGACATCATTCTCATGGATATCCGTATGCCTATTTGTGATGGGGTTGAAGCCACCCAAGAGATTCACCGCCGCTTCCCTTGGATTCGGATTTTAGTTTTGACCACTTTTGATGAAGATGAATATATCTGGAAATCTTTGCAGGCTGGGGCACTTGGCTATCTGCTAAAGAGTACACCAGCTAGCCAGTTAGCCGCAGCGGTACGGATGTTACACAATGGGCACTTTCAGTTGGGACCGACTATTGCCCCAAAGGTGATTGCCCAACTGCGCCCGCCACTTCTTAAAAACAATCCGGAACGTCTGAAACGGCTGAGCGATCGAGAGTTGGAGATCTTAAATCTGATTGGTCAGGGCAAGAGCAATCGAGAAATCTCTGAGAATCTGCATTTGACAGAAGGGACAATCAAAAATTACGTGAGCCAGTTGCTGAATCATCTAGGGGTGCGAGATCGCACACAGGCAGCCTTATGGGCACAACAACATTTGGATCGACCCAACTGA
- a CDS encoding YybH family protein: MQEQEATILKAAKQASEQWKGAFNAGDAAGCAAQYENNAVMQAKPFGTFTGTAEIQAFWQKLIDDGFTNVEYLNPQITVVDQSSAILTSRWQMNKASGVIHKELWVLKADGTAKLRTDEFEAIN, from the coding sequence ATGCAAGAACAAGAAGCCACGATTCTCAAAGCTGCGAAGCAAGCCAGCGAACAATGGAAAGGGGCATTTAATGCTGGCGATGCCGCAGGGTGTGCAGCCCAGTATGAGAATAATGCGGTGATGCAGGCGAAACCCTTCGGAACTTTTACAGGAACGGCTGAGATTCAAGCCTTTTGGCAAAAGCTAATTGATGATGGCTTTACAAATGTCGAGTACCTAAATCCTCAGATAACGGTTGTTGATCAAAGCAGCGCCATCTTGACCTCGCGTTGGCAAATGAATAAAGCCAGCGGTGTAATTCATAAAGAGCTGTGGGTTTTGAAAGCAGACGGAACAGCAAAATTACGGACGGATGAATTTGAAGCCATCAATTAG
- a CDS encoding LysR family transcriptional regulator translates to MDLSVLQLFIEVMRQGSFAAVARDRNIDPSSVSRAIATLEKELGIRLFQRTTRKLSPTEAGTMYFVQIEPLVEEIQRAKDIATDVSGQLRGTLRVTASVPFGLKCIVPLLPDFAALYPDLTIDLMLTDAIVDLIAERIDLAVRLGILEDSTLIAQHLMQTHYRVCASPDYLRQSTPLKLPKDVKEHNCLRFPLAGFQTRWIFKDQARNLSEIPVNGTLTISNMTALQQCALSGMGLALLPNWLIDEDFRSGTLIDVFPDYEVTATDFRTAAWLVYPSRTYVPLKVKVFIEFLQQSITT, encoded by the coding sequence ATGGACTTATCCGTGCTGCAGCTATTTATAGAGGTGATGCGACAGGGCAGTTTTGCTGCGGTTGCTCGTGATCGCAATATTGACCCGTCTTCGGTTTCACGTGCGATCGCAACTCTAGAAAAAGAGCTAGGCATTCGACTGTTTCAGCGGACAACTCGCAAGCTTTCCCCGACCGAAGCTGGAACAATGTATTTTGTACAAATTGAGCCTCTTGTTGAGGAAATCCAGCGGGCAAAAGATATTGCTACGGACGTGTCGGGCCAGCTTCGAGGCACACTCAGAGTGACGGCTTCAGTGCCATTTGGTCTCAAGTGTATTGTGCCGCTGCTGCCTGATTTTGCCGCCCTGTATCCTGATCTCACTATCGATCTGATGCTCACTGATGCGATTGTAGATTTGATCGCTGAACGCATAGATCTCGCAGTGCGCTTGGGAATTTTGGAGGACTCGACTTTAATCGCCCAGCACCTGATGCAAACTCACTATCGGGTTTGCGCTAGTCCTGACTATTTGAGACAGTCTACCCCTCTCAAGCTGCCCAAAGACGTAAAGGAGCACAACTGTCTGCGGTTCCCATTGGCAGGATTTCAAACTCGATGGATTTTCAAAGATCAGGCCCGTAATCTCAGCGAAATTCCAGTGAATGGTACCCTCACGATTTCCAATATGACTGCGCTTCAGCAATGTGCTCTCTCTGGGATGGGACTTGCCCTGCTTCCAAATTGGCTTATTGACGAAGACTTCCGATCAGGAACGCTGATCGATGTATTTCCAGACTATGAGGTGACTGCAACAGACTTTAGGACTGCTGCTTGGCTGGTCTATCCTTCTCGTACTTATGTGCCGCTGAAGGTAAAGGTGTTTATTGAGTTTCTGCAGCAGTCTATTACTACCTGA
- a CDS encoding GNAT family N-acetyltransferase yields MTVSCDADNVEYSATAEDVANACLSLANCDLEQDVIFAEVNGEFIGYGRCFWYLEANDGPYLYDFLVAVVPEWRRQGIGQVLLRWLESRLRTIAAEHPGEHSKFLQSCTAHGHVGTETMLEEEGYKPVRYSNEMHRETLDDIPNFPMPAGLEVRPVLPEHYRAIWGTAEEASQDHWGYTPSTEEQYQAWLIHKTVFQPHLWQIAWDVETDQIAGQVRTFINHAQNEKYDCKRGFTEFICVRRPWRRRGLARALISLSLKVQKEQGMTESVLGVDSENISGANRLYEDCGFRVVKRHSVYRKLL; encoded by the coding sequence ATGACTGTTAGCTGTGATGCCGATAACGTCGAGTACTCCGCGACCGCTGAAGATGTTGCTAATGCTTGTCTCTCTCTGGCTAACTGTGATCTTGAGCAAGACGTGATTTTTGCTGAGGTCAATGGCGAATTCATCGGCTATGGGCGATGTTTCTGGTATTTAGAGGCCAATGATGGCCCTTATCTTTATGATTTTTTAGTTGCTGTAGTGCCAGAGTGGCGACGGCAGGGCATCGGGCAAGTCCTACTGCGGTGGCTAGAAAGTCGCCTGCGTACGATTGCAGCAGAACATCCTGGTGAACATTCCAAGTTCCTTCAGAGCTGCACCGCACACGGACACGTAGGAACCGAGACAATGCTGGAAGAGGAGGGCTATAAACCCGTTCGATATTCCAATGAAATGCATCGTGAGACGCTAGATGACATTCCAAACTTTCCCATGCCCGCAGGATTAGAAGTCCGGCCTGTGTTGCCCGAACATTACCGGGCGATCTGGGGAACCGCCGAGGAAGCCTCTCAGGACCATTGGGGATATACGCCCAGCACTGAAGAACAGTACCAGGCGTGGTTGATCCATAAGACAGTTTTCCAGCCCCACCTCTGGCAGATTGCTTGGGATGTTGAAACAGATCAAATTGCGGGTCAGGTCAGAACCTTCATCAACCACGCTCAGAATGAAAAATACGATTGCAAACGTGGTTTCACTGAGTTTATTTGTGTCCGCCGTCCTTGGCGCAGGCGGGGTCTGGCAAGGGCTTTGATTTCTCTCAGCCTAAAGGTACAAAAGGAACAAGGAATGACCGAATCTGTTTTAGGCGTCGACAGCGAGAATATAAGCGGTGCGAATCGTTTGTACGAAGACTGTGGCTTTCGGGTGGTCAAGCGTCACTCAGTTTATCGGAAACTACTGTAG
- a CDS encoding sensor histidine kinase, whose protein sequence is MSLVSTPSILSRRTMRHIDWLLIVMSLVLGSLEGRYTLSAQITLQLLTFYGVFFLLSFITPLNRQRGPRLAYVGFNVLVFTMAASASLSFPLQMYWFLAKSCFSLGRRDAIMTTVLTGASFLLAYRWNLPNALALLAERGIERWLDPNYIFFNQLSFYMGASSFTLVFVHIVIAEQKSRYEAEALTQQVKTLAATLERTRIARDIHDSLGHSLTTLDVQLELAQQLYQRDSVKTEESLNKAKRLTSQCLDEVRRSVQTMRAEKFDLNDAIAALTDSIHEKQSLTLHQDLCLPPLPSQVGHQLYCIIQEGLTNIQKHAGATAVTLKGNQDTNGITVVLHDNGQGFNPSTPHEGFGIRGMRERTQLLEGDFTVQSTVGEGTFLKVVIPYPTEPA, encoded by the coding sequence ATGAGTTTAGTCTCCACACCATCCATTCTGTCCCGCCGGACGATGCGCCATATTGACTGGCTATTAATCGTAATGAGTCTAGTGCTGGGGAGTCTTGAGGGGCGCTACACACTATCAGCACAGATCACGCTGCAGCTTCTGACCTTCTATGGCGTGTTTTTCCTGTTGAGCTTTATCACCCCGTTGAATCGCCAGCGTGGGCCAAGACTAGCTTATGTAGGTTTCAACGTGCTGGTATTCACAATGGCTGCGAGCGCTAGCCTATCGTTTCCATTGCAGATGTACTGGTTTCTCGCCAAGAGCTGTTTCTCGCTGGGGCGTCGAGATGCAATCATGACAACCGTTCTCACTGGCGCGAGTTTCCTGCTTGCTTACCGCTGGAACTTGCCTAATGCGCTAGCACTGCTTGCAGAGAGAGGCATTGAACGGTGGCTAGATCCAAACTATATTTTCTTCAATCAATTAAGTTTCTATATGGGTGCAAGCAGCTTCACTCTAGTATTTGTGCACATTGTCATTGCTGAACAAAAAAGTCGTTACGAGGCGGAAGCCTTGACACAGCAGGTCAAAACACTGGCAGCAACTCTGGAACGTACGCGCATTGCTCGCGACATTCATGATTCGCTAGGACATTCCCTCACGACCTTGGATGTGCAACTGGAGCTTGCCCAGCAGCTCTATCAGAGAGATTCAGTTAAAACCGAAGAGTCGTTAAACAAAGCGAAACGTTTGACCAGCCAGTGTTTAGACGAGGTGCGCCGCTCCGTCCAAACGATGCGTGCGGAAAAGTTTGATCTCAATGACGCCATTGCGGCTCTTACAGACTCCATACACGAGAAACAATCCTTGACCCTTCATCAAGATCTCTGCTTGCCACCCCTACCGTCTCAAGTGGGTCATCAGCTCTACTGCATTATCCAAGAAGGACTGACCAATATACAGAAACATGCAGGAGCCACCGCTGTTACGCTTAAAGGTAATCAGGATACCAACGGTATTACTGTCGTGCTGCACGATAACGGTCAAGGCTTCAATCCTAGTACCCCTCATGAAGGTTTTGGGATTAGGGGAATGCGAGAGCGGACTCAGCTTCTGGAGGGAGACTTTACGGTCCAGAGCACTGTCGGAGAAGGGACGTTCCTGAAAGTTGTCATTCCTTATCCGACTGAGCCTGCATGA